The genomic window CACTTATGCACGGTATGATTTCTGATCAGGATTTCTCGGCACATGCTCAGCTGCATTGGTGGAATGTCTGTagtaatgtaatgttttttttttagcataggAGCCTACATTAATTTTATACATGCCTTATTCTTCAGTGACAGTACACTagctaattaattaaaaacatcaatatattatttgtataatattatgtaaatgtcttttgttGATAGTCTGCAAGCTTTATCCTTTACTTTTTATGTGTAATGATCATTCCAATGTGTACCAAGAGTATTCATAGATGCCAACTTTTGCGTGACCAAGGTAACCATATCAGTAAAAGTTTTATGGGTTCTATTTTCTAAACAAATTCTTCAgtgattttaataaatgtcattttagaGTAACAGTCtcttgtgtaaataaataaaagaattaagaatATTCATTGACAGTAACAATATGTAAGCCATTTCCATTTACATAGTATATGACCATCATTGTTCTCATGATTGTATATTGGTAATACTTCTTCCTTATTAgggtgaatgggttgttttttcTCATGTAGTTTATGCCTAGCTTTTCTTGTAAATATTTGCACACCAGTCCCTTCCtgcttcaaacgctccaccatcatccccaTCCCAAAGAAACCCAGGATCACAGGACTgaatgactacagacctgttGCTTccagtttacccaaaaatgaaaattctgtcatcctttactcactctcaagtatttccaaacctatataaattgctttgttctgctgagcagaaatgaagatatttggaagaatgtttgtaaccaagcagatcttgccccccattgactaccatagtattttttttccctactaGGGCATTGATAATGCCCTATTAGCTACAAATAAAAGACGGAGACAAAATTCCTGAAATAACCATTTATTTCTATTAAATACAACAGACAATTCCAGTTAGTGTTTCTGCCGTGGCTAGctgcaaatatatatgtataatctATATCTAATTTAGAtcataaactttataaacaacAAATCCTGTACACTTTAAGTACATCTGCTATTGAGGTGAAATTGCGTACTTCATGTTGAAGGTATTAACAAAAACCTGTGCTCACACCAACTTTCTAGTTTATGCTTGTTGGGTCCACATAATCTCCCTGCAAAATTACACTAGGCAACTGGCATACCGAATGTCTTATTTTAAACTGGTTGCAGGACACTTCCaaccaacaacaaaaaaaactacaaaaatgatGTCCTGCATTCTCTGTTGTGAGCGTATGTATCTTTCAGGGCAATGTGTCCTGCTGTGTGTTAGTCGGTATTTGAGAGAGTGCGTGTAAGTCAGGGTGGTGTTTCTTGGTGTGTATGCGCAGGTACTGTTTTCCTGCAAATCGTTTTCCACAGCGGGTGCACTCGTACGGTCTCTCTCCGGTGTGGACAGTCTGGTGAGCCGTAAGGTGTCCAGACTGTGTGAAACGCTTCCCGCACTGCTCACAGCGATACGGGCGTTCTCCAGTGTGAATGCGCATGTGCGTGTCCAAACTCTGCGATGtggtgaaactcttcccacagaTTGAGCAGATGAAGTGTCGCTTGCTGGCTCCGCCTCCCCGTAGAGCGCCCAGCCGCCCATAAAGACCCAGTCCTGAGACGTTACCCAGAGCAACGAGACGCTGTGCCGCAAACAAGGGAGAATTATGTGATACAAAAGAGTCTGACCCACCAATCCTCTGTGGTGAGGTCTGCAAGTGTGCGAGTGTATTACGGACAGAGTGTGCGGCCCAATCGGATACCGGGTCCAGGTCATTCTTCGCGCACAAGTCTTCCTGAAACACTCGATGGAGATGGGAAGTGCGAGTATCCGACACGGATTGAGCAAGGGAGAAGGAAGCGTTATCCGAAGCAGACAAATCGACGCTGGAGTGCTGGGACTCGTCAGCGCCAGAGTGTGTGTCTGCAAATGTGAGCGTATGAGAGTGTGTGTCATGGTCAGgggagtgtgagagtgtgtgagagtccTGTCCCGAGAGCTCAGCAACATCTAGTTTAGGAGAGTCGTGAGCTACGGCAGAGACACTTTCACCTTCGTCctcatcttcatcctcatctGTTGAGAAACAAACAGTATGAACACATCACACTCTTTTTGAAAAGGGCTGGGATGGACTTTCAGGTCATTTTGGGTATATTTTTATGTCCTCGTCATACATGCACTGATatattacatcattttgaacaatatagtttgacagtaaaaaaaaatgaaaagaaaaaagagagaaaagttTAGTAAAAAACTGTTCACAGGTCGCTTTTACCATATGggaaaaaatgatatattttacaaaataatataatcttactgtaaaattttgtttaaaggtgccatcgaacctttctttacaatatgtaatataagtctaaggtgtcccttgaatgtgtctgtgaagttgcagctcaaaataccccatagatttttttaaattaatttttttaacggtctattttgaggcataattagaaatgcgccgattcaggctgcggcccctttaattgcttgcgctctccgccccctcctgagctctcgactctatcactggataaacaaagttcacacagctaatataactctcaaaatggatctttacaaagtgttggtcatgcagcatgtctaatcgcgcaagtatggtatttggatgtttacatttgattctgaatgagtttgatagtgctctgtggctaaagctaacattacacactgttggagagatttataaagaatgaagttgtgtttatgaattatacagactgcaagtgtttaaaaatgaaaatagcgatggctctcgtctccgtgaatacagtaagaaacgatggtaacgtTAACCacgtttaacagtacattagcaacatgctaacgaaacatttagaaagacaatttacaaatatcactaaaaatatcatgttatcatggatcatgtcagttattatcgctccatctgccatttttcactattgttcttgcttgcttacatagtctgatgattcagctgtgcacatccagacgttaatactggctgcccttgtgtaatgggctggcatatgcaaatattggggtcatacatattaatgatcccgactgttacataacagtcagtgttatgttgagattcgcctgttcttctgaggtcttttaaacaaatgagatttatataaggaggaaacaatggagtttgacactcactgtatgtcatttccatgtactgaactcttgttattcaactatgccaagataaattcaattttcaattcgatggcacctttaaaaaaatcccaCTAACTATGAATTACTGAAAAGTTAAAGTAATAATTTGCATAGAAAATGCAATACAAGGCAATTTGCATACATCACATTTGTATGCAATTAATATTCAGAAAATCAATCGAATGTAATTTATCAATCTAACTGTACTGACACTATCAGATAAGAACACAAAAACCTGAACTGAACTAAGCTGAATAATGATGCTATTGTCTTCcatagagctgctttatagcggAAATTGAagttgtttcataattgatatAGTGCATCACTGACACTATTACTGAGCAAAATTGAATTAACATTGAACTGAAcagagctgaataatgacactattgtttTAAAGACCTGCTTTATAGCTGAAATAGAAGTCGTTTCATAATTTATGAACTCAGCAACAATTACACTGTTGAAGTGaactgagctgaataatgacactattgtcttctgtagagctgctttatggCTGAAATTGAGGttgtttgttaaattatgaaCTCTGCAACATTAATACGGTTATTTTCCTCTCTATTACCacaaagctgctttgacacacctttggcttgcttagttggggctTAAAGGAcaattaatattcaaaaaatattATCGATCTAACTGTACTAACAAGATTGGATGCAAACACGAAAACCTGAACTGAGCTTAAAGCGTTaattcacccaaatatgaaaataatgtcatttattactcaccctcatgtcactcaacacctgtaagaccttcgttcatctttggaacacaaattaagatatttttcatgaaatccgatggctcagtgaggcctgcatcaccagcaagacaattaacacttacaatgcccagaaaggtactaaagacgtatttaaaagacgtattcatgtgactacagtgggtcGACCTTAAtattaagaatactttttgtgcgccaaaaatacacaaaataatgactttatttaacaatatctagtgatggccgatttcaaaacactgcttcgtgaagcttcgaagctttacgaatcttttgtttcgaattaggtTCGGAGCGTgaaaatcacgtgatttcagtaaacgaggcttcgttacgtcataagtgttccgaaatttcaatggttcctGTGACTTTGGCATTTTGAttcatgctccgaaccactgattcgaaacaaaaggttcgtaaagcttcaaagcttcatgaagcagtgttttgagatcgcccatcactagatattgttgaataaagtcgttattttgttttttgttgcacaaaaatattctcgtcgcttcataacattaaggttgaaccactgtactcacatgaactgttttaaatgtctttattagctctctgggcattgaaagtgttaatgatcttgctggcaatgcaggcctcactgagccattggattttatcaaaaataccttaatttgtgttccaaagatgaacaaagatcgtacgggtgtggaacgacgtggaattttgatttttgtgtgaactaaccctttaataatgaaACTATTGTCTTCTGCAGAGATGCTTTAGGACTGAAATTCGTTTCAAAATGGATGAACTCAGCAACATCGACACGGctactgaactgaattgaatcaacattgaaccgAATTGAGCTGAATAGTGACACTACTGTCTTCTGCAcagctgctttatagctgaaaTCAATGTTGTTTTATAATTGATGAACTGCAAAACTGACacttattgaactgaattgaatcaacattgaccTGAATAATGgcactattgtcttctgtagagctaaaatttaagttgtttcataattgatgaactttgtGACATCAACACTGTTATTCACATGTTTATTACCATGAAGccgctttgaaacaatctgtattataTAAGGTGtgatataaataaacatgacttGACAGTATGAACACATAGCACTCATTTTGAAGGGGTAGAAATTGACATTCAGGCTCATTCCTAGTAGCCAGTACATTTTCATGTCCCcatcatacatttttatcatattagttattaaaaaaaatgtaagaaaatCCTATTAATTGGTTAACTGTTTTACCTTATGCACCAACAACTGATATAATTTACAAGACAATATATGTAATCAATGTAAagtgtaaaaaatgtttttagaagcAACAAGTGTCTAAACACTGGCGTTTATTTACATTTCAAGTTGTGAGCTTTGGCAGTCtggtgacttaaaaaaaaaaaatcttaattgaATCACAACACATGGCatggatattcattttttttttttttaagttagatCGTTTAAATGGTAATGCATAAAAGAATGATCCCAAGCTACTCACCTCCCAGCGGCGGCTGCTCGAGACCCTCCTCTTTGATTTGCATCTGGATCAAATCTCCTTCATCGCGAAACTCGCGCACCTGGAATCCGATCAATAACAGAATAATAATCGCTTTTACACACACTCGCgcacatatatatattgcttCCACTAtaatcacaaaaacacacactaaAACAAATGGCCAGCTAACCTCTGCCACTGCACCCCGGCTGGTGGACTCTCCGCCTCCGGACGTTTTTCTGCCCACTAGTGACTCGCGAGCACTACTGTCACACCGACCGTCTCGCGCCACCGTCGTTTCGTCGCTGAACCCCCGCGCCGCAACTATAGACTCTATAAGCTGCAGTTTCCGTCGGAGCTCCTCGTTCTCCTTCTGATGGCGTGAGATCTCGATGTGTAAAACGGCGTAGCCATCGTCCACAAGCTCGCAGATTTCTGCCACCGCCGCACGAGTCAGTGTCTCCATGATGGTCGCGAGCTGGGTGTGAAACGCCCGGTAATTCGCCATCCTTCTCGCTCCTCTGCGTTTGGGCCGCCTGTAGGTCCCGCGGACAAGTGTGTGCGTTGCAGTACAACTTTAGGTTACGGTGACAGCTGTCTTTGTTGTCCGTAAAGTGAGACTGTCCGGTgttgttttgattttctgtctGAAACGATCTAAAGTAAACGCTTTGAGAATGTTGCTAGTGGAGGCTGATGTCGTTTCCGGGGGGCTTCGCGCAGATgttttgtcaaaataaaagtcacatgTGGACTCTTTTTGTATTGTTACAACAATCATAAACTGCAAACTGCTATTAAATATACTTATTTACAATGAAATGTCAGATTACTGAATTCACAGGTAActgatatatatacacaatacaaaatattacatttaatgtcTAAACAATTTAACCAGCTGAAAACCTTTTCCCCAGAATAAATCAACAATACTCAAAtttattaatgacagacagaaaaAGGTGGGTGATTCACACACCTTATTCACTCccttgcgcacacacacacatactggaCATTTCTTCCCACACATAAAGACAAAC from Megalobrama amblycephala isolate DHTTF-2021 linkage group LG17, ASM1881202v1, whole genome shotgun sequence includes these protein-coding regions:
- the si:dkey-7l6.3 gene encoding zinc finger and SCAN domain-containing protein 2; this encodes MANYRAFHTQLATIMETLTRAAVAEICELVDDGYAVLHIEISRHQKENEELRRKLQLIESIVAARGFSDETTVARDGRCDSSARESLVGRKTSGGGESTSRGAVAEVREFRDEGDLIQMQIKEEGLEQPPLGDEDEDEDEGESVSAVAHDSPKLDVAELSGQDSHTLSHSPDHDTHSHTLTFADTHSGADESQHSSVDLSASDNASFSLAQSVSDTRTSHLHRVFQEDLCAKNDLDPVSDWAAHSVRNTLAHLQTSPQRIGGSDSFVSHNSPLFAAQRLVALGNVSGLGLYGRLGALRGGGASKRHFICSICGKSFTTSQSLDTHMRIHTGERPYRCEQCGKRFTQSGHLTAHQTVHTGERPYECTRCGKRFAGKQYLRIHTKKHHPDLHALSQIPTNTQQDTLP